In Chelmon rostratus isolate fCheRos1 chromosome 9, fCheRos1.pri, whole genome shotgun sequence, the following proteins share a genomic window:
- the nkrf gene encoding NF-kappa-B-repressing factor isoform X1, producing the protein MGICSSKYGLDVIWTVLVMAEGTWTGEMPSFDPSPSSEAKKRPTSSDGRDEPMRKMPVSKFGSKPRFEPVHFVSGGSSGGSGADEKENDKERRRSESYSTRQRDSEHSSYSSTSRVQGSSSLRPAFDRVPSYSSDSWGSHRDRDRDREIFSGSTSGLGYGGRGSTLNFMAKTQQDYVTKYEAHISRNSDSYSQPHRYNGYGGGSRSGVWDSGRQGLGYSHQDRPSSSRPFCRVYNSPGRSSPTTSQSGSSQPLPVSQSTLDEKQRLIANVASALAVAFRDPMFMTGSESPNYNFMLSRSIQACKTNPEYIYVNLKDIPQADLPKNRKVPTDGYACELRCQGVYLATGYSGSKNGARDRASEQAVKLFLKPVEVRVVQRKYRHSIVNDIVVCQLHSPTPAFLPALRNPEDKPTPSSKGQYEPDRRKHWTEFVVMDNAHDAICILNNSAAFNRMKIDYKFDLLPNSSAWLCSVFLQDELVAQATGTKKSSKHAAAEEAVRKLRMNQAQRQQQQQQQQQQQQQQQQLQQSQYSRGNNQSDGGGRFGQQVGKKKHLSELVILENSDNAICIINDTAQFNKVTADYKFMVLPDHRWRCEVYLEGQYVAAGIGPKKLVKHIAADEALATLRQTQAVVKSNLRKEGHSDAISRSQILARSGEEATRQEIKEDNIGNQLLRKMGWKGGGLGRDGEGIAEPIRVKEQFSREGLGMDMDKTGNQLSKRDIEDIIRNYASSDRQDDLRFSTDLTNDERKQIHQISQKYGLRSKSYGQGRQRFLVVSRKVHKDQLIGQLLQEGQVGRYELVKPQASH; encoded by the exons ATGGGTATCTGTAGCTCCAA GTATGGCCTGGATGTGATTTGGACGGTGCTGGTGATGGCAGAGGGGACTTGGACTGGCGAAATGCCCTCCTTTGACCCTAGTCCTAGTTCTGAAGCAAAAAAGAGACCTACTTCTTCTGATGGCA GAGACGAACCCATGAGGAAAATGCCTGTGTCAAAATTTGGTTCCAAACCTCGATTTGAGCCTGTACACTTTGTCAGTGGTggaagcagtggaggaagtggTGCTGATGAGAAGGAGAACGATAAGGAGCGCAGGAGAAGTGAGTCTTACAGTACGAGACAGAGGGACTCCGAACACTCTTCttacagcagcaccagcagagtACAGGGCTCCTCCTCCCTGAGGCCTGCTTTTGACAGAGTGCCATCGTACAGTTCTGACTCTTGGGGTTCCCATAGAGATAGAGACCGAGACAGAGAGATTTTCTCAGGCAGTACAAGTGGTTTGGGTTATGGAGGACGTGGGTCCACTCTAAACTTCAtggcaaaaacacagcaggactACGTAACCAAGTATGAAGCCCACATCTCTCGAAATTCAGATTCCTATTCTCAGCCTCACAGATACAATGGATATGGGGGAGGGAGCAGATCAGGAGTCTGGGATTCGGGACGTCAGGGTTTGGGGTACAGTCATCAGGACCGGCCATCATCAAGCAGACCATTCTGCAGAGTCTATAACAGCCCGGGCAGGAGCAGTCCCACCACTTCTCAGTCAGGCTCATCGCAGCCTCTTCCTGTATCTCAGTCAACATTAGATGAGAAGCAAAGGCTGATTGCCAATGTAGCGTCTGCGTTGGCTGTAGCTTTCAGGGACCCTATGTTCATGACTGGAAGTGAGTCGCCAAACTATAATTTCATGTTGAGCCGCAGCATTCAAGCCTGCAAGACTAATCCTGAGTATATTTATGTCAACCTGAAGGATATTCCCCAGGCTGACCTTCCGAAGAACAGGAAAGTACCAACAGATGGTTATGCCTGTGAACTGAGATGTCAGGGTGTGTATCTTGCGACTGGATACTCTGGTAGTAAAAATGGAGCGAGAGACCGGGCCTCTGAGCAGGCTGTAAAACTCTTCCTGAAACCAGTTGAGGTTCGTGTGGTGCAACGCAAATATAGACACTCAATAGTGAATGACATAGTTGTGTGCCAGTTGCATAGCCCAACCCCAGCCTTTTTACCTGCACTGCGCAACCCAGAGGATAAACCAACACCCAGCTCTAAGGGCCAATATGAGCCTGACAGACGGAAGCACTGGACAGAGTTTGTGGTTATGGACAATGCTCATGACGCCATTTGCATACTTAACAATTCTGCGGCTTTTAATCGCATGAAGATAGACTATAAGTTCGACCTGCTGCCCAACAGCAGTGCTTggctgtgcagtgttttcctgcAAGATGAGCTGGTGGCACAGGCAACAGGTACGAAAAAGAGCTCAAAGCATGCAGCGGCTGAAGAGGCGGTGAGGAAACTTCGCATGAACCAAGCTcagcgacagcagcagcaacagcagcagcagcagcagcagcaacaacagcaacaactgcaACAATCACAATACTCCAGAGGGAACAATCAGTCAGATGGTGGTGGACGCTTTGGGCAACAGGTTGGCAAAAAGAAACATCTGAGTGAGCTTGTTATCCTGGAAAACTCTGACAATGCAATCTGTATCATTAATGACACAGCTCAGTTTAATAAAGTGACTGCTGATTACAAGTTCATGGTTCTGCCTGATCATCGTTGGAGGTGTGAAGTTTACTTGGAAGGACAGTATGTGGCAGCAGGAATAGGGCCAAAGAAACTGGTGAAGCACATTGCAGCAGATGAGGCCTTAGCCACCTTGAGACAGACGCAGGCTGTGGTCAAGTCCAACCTAAGAAAGGAAGGTCACAGCGATGCCATATCCCGATCCCAGATCCTGGCTCGCTCCGGTGAGGAGGCCACAAGGCAGGAGATTAAGGAAGACAACATTGGAAACCAGCTGCTCCGCAAGATGGGCTGGAAAGGAGGTGGTCTGGGTCGAGATGGGGAAGGAATCGCAGAACCTATCAGAGTGAAGGAGCAGTTCTCCAGAGAAGGGTTGGGTATGGACATGGACAAAACCGGAAACCAGCTCAGCAAGCGTGATATTGAGGATATCATTCGTAACTATGCCAGTTCAGACCGCCAGGATGATCTTCGCTTCTCCACTGACCTCACCAATGACGAACGCAAGCAGATCCACCAGATATCTCAGAAATACGGCCTGCGAAGCAAGTCATACGGACAGGGACGGCAACGGTTCCTTGTTGTCAGTCGCAAAGTACACAAAGACCAGCTCATTGGTCAGCTTTTACAGGAAGGACAGGTGGGACGATATGAGCTCGTGAAACCTCAGGCCTCTCACTAA
- the nkrf gene encoding NF-kappa-B-repressing factor isoform X2: protein MAEGTWTGEMPSFDPSPSSEAKKRPTSSDGRDEPMRKMPVSKFGSKPRFEPVHFVSGGSSGGSGADEKENDKERRRSESYSTRQRDSEHSSYSSTSRVQGSSSLRPAFDRVPSYSSDSWGSHRDRDRDREIFSGSTSGLGYGGRGSTLNFMAKTQQDYVTKYEAHISRNSDSYSQPHRYNGYGGGSRSGVWDSGRQGLGYSHQDRPSSSRPFCRVYNSPGRSSPTTSQSGSSQPLPVSQSTLDEKQRLIANVASALAVAFRDPMFMTGSESPNYNFMLSRSIQACKTNPEYIYVNLKDIPQADLPKNRKVPTDGYACELRCQGVYLATGYSGSKNGARDRASEQAVKLFLKPVEVRVVQRKYRHSIVNDIVVCQLHSPTPAFLPALRNPEDKPTPSSKGQYEPDRRKHWTEFVVMDNAHDAICILNNSAAFNRMKIDYKFDLLPNSSAWLCSVFLQDELVAQATGTKKSSKHAAAEEAVRKLRMNQAQRQQQQQQQQQQQQQQQQLQQSQYSRGNNQSDGGGRFGQQVGKKKHLSELVILENSDNAICIINDTAQFNKVTADYKFMVLPDHRWRCEVYLEGQYVAAGIGPKKLVKHIAADEALATLRQTQAVVKSNLRKEGHSDAISRSQILARSGEEATRQEIKEDNIGNQLLRKMGWKGGGLGRDGEGIAEPIRVKEQFSREGLGMDMDKTGNQLSKRDIEDIIRNYASSDRQDDLRFSTDLTNDERKQIHQISQKYGLRSKSYGQGRQRFLVVSRKVHKDQLIGQLLQEGQVGRYELVKPQASH from the exons ATGGCAGAGGGGACTTGGACTGGCGAAATGCCCTCCTTTGACCCTAGTCCTAGTTCTGAAGCAAAAAAGAGACCTACTTCTTCTGATGGCA GAGACGAACCCATGAGGAAAATGCCTGTGTCAAAATTTGGTTCCAAACCTCGATTTGAGCCTGTACACTTTGTCAGTGGTggaagcagtggaggaagtggTGCTGATGAGAAGGAGAACGATAAGGAGCGCAGGAGAAGTGAGTCTTACAGTACGAGACAGAGGGACTCCGAACACTCTTCttacagcagcaccagcagagtACAGGGCTCCTCCTCCCTGAGGCCTGCTTTTGACAGAGTGCCATCGTACAGTTCTGACTCTTGGGGTTCCCATAGAGATAGAGACCGAGACAGAGAGATTTTCTCAGGCAGTACAAGTGGTTTGGGTTATGGAGGACGTGGGTCCACTCTAAACTTCAtggcaaaaacacagcaggactACGTAACCAAGTATGAAGCCCACATCTCTCGAAATTCAGATTCCTATTCTCAGCCTCACAGATACAATGGATATGGGGGAGGGAGCAGATCAGGAGTCTGGGATTCGGGACGTCAGGGTTTGGGGTACAGTCATCAGGACCGGCCATCATCAAGCAGACCATTCTGCAGAGTCTATAACAGCCCGGGCAGGAGCAGTCCCACCACTTCTCAGTCAGGCTCATCGCAGCCTCTTCCTGTATCTCAGTCAACATTAGATGAGAAGCAAAGGCTGATTGCCAATGTAGCGTCTGCGTTGGCTGTAGCTTTCAGGGACCCTATGTTCATGACTGGAAGTGAGTCGCCAAACTATAATTTCATGTTGAGCCGCAGCATTCAAGCCTGCAAGACTAATCCTGAGTATATTTATGTCAACCTGAAGGATATTCCCCAGGCTGACCTTCCGAAGAACAGGAAAGTACCAACAGATGGTTATGCCTGTGAACTGAGATGTCAGGGTGTGTATCTTGCGACTGGATACTCTGGTAGTAAAAATGGAGCGAGAGACCGGGCCTCTGAGCAGGCTGTAAAACTCTTCCTGAAACCAGTTGAGGTTCGTGTGGTGCAACGCAAATATAGACACTCAATAGTGAATGACATAGTTGTGTGCCAGTTGCATAGCCCAACCCCAGCCTTTTTACCTGCACTGCGCAACCCAGAGGATAAACCAACACCCAGCTCTAAGGGCCAATATGAGCCTGACAGACGGAAGCACTGGACAGAGTTTGTGGTTATGGACAATGCTCATGACGCCATTTGCATACTTAACAATTCTGCGGCTTTTAATCGCATGAAGATAGACTATAAGTTCGACCTGCTGCCCAACAGCAGTGCTTggctgtgcagtgttttcctgcAAGATGAGCTGGTGGCACAGGCAACAGGTACGAAAAAGAGCTCAAAGCATGCAGCGGCTGAAGAGGCGGTGAGGAAACTTCGCATGAACCAAGCTcagcgacagcagcagcaacagcagcagcagcagcagcagcaacaacagcaacaactgcaACAATCACAATACTCCAGAGGGAACAATCAGTCAGATGGTGGTGGACGCTTTGGGCAACAGGTTGGCAAAAAGAAACATCTGAGTGAGCTTGTTATCCTGGAAAACTCTGACAATGCAATCTGTATCATTAATGACACAGCTCAGTTTAATAAAGTGACTGCTGATTACAAGTTCATGGTTCTGCCTGATCATCGTTGGAGGTGTGAAGTTTACTTGGAAGGACAGTATGTGGCAGCAGGAATAGGGCCAAAGAAACTGGTGAAGCACATTGCAGCAGATGAGGCCTTAGCCACCTTGAGACAGACGCAGGCTGTGGTCAAGTCCAACCTAAGAAAGGAAGGTCACAGCGATGCCATATCCCGATCCCAGATCCTGGCTCGCTCCGGTGAGGAGGCCACAAGGCAGGAGATTAAGGAAGACAACATTGGAAACCAGCTGCTCCGCAAGATGGGCTGGAAAGGAGGTGGTCTGGGTCGAGATGGGGAAGGAATCGCAGAACCTATCAGAGTGAAGGAGCAGTTCTCCAGAGAAGGGTTGGGTATGGACATGGACAAAACCGGAAACCAGCTCAGCAAGCGTGATATTGAGGATATCATTCGTAACTATGCCAGTTCAGACCGCCAGGATGATCTTCGCTTCTCCACTGACCTCACCAATGACGAACGCAAGCAGATCCACCAGATATCTCAGAAATACGGCCTGCGAAGCAAGTCATACGGACAGGGACGGCAACGGTTCCTTGTTGTCAGTCGCAAAGTACACAAAGACCAGCTCATTGGTCAGCTTTTACAGGAAGGACAGGTGGGACGATATGAGCTCGTGAAACCTCAGGCCTCTCACTAA
- the ube2a gene encoding ubiquitin-conjugating enzyme E2 A: MSTPARRRLMRDFKRLQEDPPAGVSGAPSENNIMVWNAVIFGPEGTPFEDGTFKLTIEFTEEYPNKPPTVRFVSKMFHPNVYADGSICLDILQNRWSPTYDVSSILTSIQSLLDEPNPNSPANSQAAQLYQENKREYEKRVSAIVEQSWRDC; this comes from the exons ATGTCAACTCCAGCAAGGCGACGTTTAATGAGAGATTTTAAACG ACTGCAAGAGGATCCTCCAGCTGGAGTTAGTGGGGCCCCATCAGAGAACAATATCATGGTATGGAACGCTGTCATTTTTGG CCCAGAGGGAACACCTTTTGAAGATG GAACCTTCAAACTTACCATTGAATTCACAGAGGAATATCCAAATAAACCTCCAACAGTGCGATTTGTCTCCAAAATGTTTCATCCAAATG TGTATGCAGATGGCAGCATATGCTTAGATATACTTCAGAATCGTTGGAGTCCAACCTATGATGTCTCTTCAATCTTAACTTCAATACAG TCTTTACTGGATGAGCCAAACCCAAACAGTCCAGCCAACAGCCAAGCAGCCCAGCTGTACCAGGAAAACAAGCGGGAGTACGAGAAGAGGGTTTCTGCTATTGTTGAACAGAGTTGGCGTGACTGTTGA